The Deltaproteobacteria bacterium nucleotide sequence AGCGCGGCGGCGAGCACGCGAATCGGGTAGTCACGGGGCAGGTGTTGCAGGTACGGCTGAATCGTCACGAAGTCGCGCGCACCGTACTGCTCCATGATCGAGCGCAGGCCGCCGTTGCGCGGCCCGATGTTGTACGCCAGCAAGCCGAGAAACAGGTCGCCGTTCATCTGTTCCAGATACCGCTGCAAGGTCGCGGCCGCCACGAAAGCGTTGTGACGCTGGTTGAGCGGATCGAGGGTCGATACCTGCAATTGCCGGCGGGCGGCGTTCAGTGCCGGCGCCGGCGGCGCCGTGATCTGGAACAGCCCGCGCCCGCCGTCGGCGCTGTCACGCGGGTAGAAGGACGACTCGGCGGCGCCCACCCCCATCAGCACTTCGGCATCGACACCGAAGGCGGCCGCGGCTTCGTGCACGGTGGCCTGGTACACCCGCGCCCGTTCGAGGAGGCGTTGCAGCTCGGCGTGATCCGCACGCCGGTAGGCGGCATACACCTGATGCGCGATCGCCTGCCGCTCGGCCTCTGCGCTGCCGCCCATCAATGTCCGCAGCCGCGTCACCTCGGTGTGGAAAAAGGGCTGGCCGGCACACCAGGCAGCACCCAGCATCAGCAGCGCGGCCACGGCGGCCGGAGCCCACGCCAGATACCGGCTGATCCAGCGCCGCCAAGCCCGCCACAGGCGCAGAAACAGCGCGGCGGCCAGCACCAGCCCGAGCACGGTGGCCGCAAACGGCAGCAGGCTCTCCCACAAGTCAGCGCCGGCAAAGTGTTCCGCGGCAAAGCCGAGGGCCGCAATGACGCCGATGAGGCCGGCAACCAACAACGCCGCGGCCTCGATGCCGGTACGCAGCCATACCTGCCACACCGCTTGGCGCCGGCGCCGCTTGCGCCGCTTCTTGACAGCAATATCCGCCACCAACCCATCCCAATCCGCCCGGCCATCGTAGCCTTCGCCGGTCGCGAGAAAAAGCGCAATCGTACGGTGCTTAGCGCAGGCCTTTGGAAAGGGAACCTCCGAGGCCCCTAGCACCCAGAAGAGACTCTCAGCGCCGGCTTCGCCCCTCGATGCTGGGACGTTCGACCCGTCGACGAACGCGCGGCCCCTGCCTGCACCTGCGCGCCAGGCTCCGCCACGGTGTCCTCGGTGCCTCTGTGGTTCACCCGGCCTACCCGCTTTCCATTCATTAGGACGCCCCGCTGGCGACTGTATCCGTTTCAGCTGTACGTATGGCAGAGTACGGCGAACGGAGGCCCCCATGAGTACACCCGAAGACGCCGCCCGCCGCATTTTCAGCGAACGCGCGGCAACATACACGACCAGCGCCACCCACAGCGATCCGCAGATATTGGCGCGGGTGGTCGAGCTATGCGCGCCGCAGCCGCAGTGGTTGGCGCTGGATGTGGCCACCGGCACCGGCCACACCGCCCTGGCACTGGCGCCCCACGTGCGCGCCGTGGTCGGCACCGACCTGACTCCGGCAATGCTCGCCGAAGCCGAGCGGCTGCGCCGCCAACGGGGCATCGCCAACGTCAGCTTTCGCGTCGCCAACGCCCACCAGCTACCGTTTGCCGGCGGCTCGTTTCAGCTCGTGACCTGCCGGCGCGCGGCCCATCACTTCTCCCAGCTGGCGCAAGCACTCGGCGAGATGCATCGGGTGCTAGCGCCCGGCGGACGCCTGGTGATCGACGACCGCAGTGTGCCGGAGGATGACTTCGTCGACCGCTGCATGAATCAGCTCGACTGGCTGCACGACGAGTCGCACGTGCAGCAGTACCGGCCCAGTCAATGGCGGCGGCTACTGGCGGGTGCCGGCTTCAACCTCGAGCTGGTGCAACCCTACGAGCAGCACCGGCCGCTGTCGGCGCTCACGGCCGGCGTGTCGCCACAAAACGTGTCACGCATTCATGCCATATTGGACGGGCTGACGGAGGAGCAACGCGCGAAACTCAATCTCTGTGAGCGTGACGGCGCCCCCCACCTCACCCATTGGTACGTTCTGCTGGCAGCCGAGTCAGCTTGAAACCCCGGCAGCTGGGGTGCGCGACACATTTGGGGGTAACGTGGTTCGGTGTTATGGTCGTTTCTTTCGGCCATGGGCCTCGGCCTGACAGTACACCGTACTGTCAGACTGGTGAGGATTTGCCCGGTCGGCTGCACGTTACCCACAGATTTGTCGCACACCCCGGCAGCTGGCTGGCAATCGCCGCGGTTGACAAGCCAGTGCCAAGCGGTCTAGGCAACGCTGGCACTCTAGATAGTGATTGCGGCGATTGAGGCGGGCCTCGCAAGATGAGAGACACCAACAGTGTGTTGTTGGTCGTGCTGCTACTGATGTTCGGCGGCGTGGTCTACACGCAATCGCCGCCCGACTCGACCGAACAACCTGCGGCCAGCGCGGCGGCCGCGCTGACGACAGTGGCAACCCCGGCGCCGGCAGCGGGCTCTAGCGCCACTGTTGCCCCCGACTGCGGTGAACTCGATAGCTTGCTGGTGCGGGCGGGAGCCGGCACGGCAACGACGCGCGAGTTTCTCATCGCCTTGGTACCCGATCCGCTCGACGCCCACGCCGGCTGGCTGTTCGATGCCCAGCTCGATGCCATTCAGCGCGCAATCGAGGGCGACTACTTCATCGATCGTTACGCCATCCCCTGGCAAGTAGAAGGCAGCAAGACGGGCTGCGACGCCGCCCACAGCGGCTGCTGCGCGCCGGCGCACCAGCAAGCACCGGGCATTGTCTTGTTCCGCAGCAAAGACGGCAAACGGATGCTGGTGCTGTTCCTGGTCGGCGAGACGCCGACCTCGGGCATTCACAAGGCGGCGCTGCGGCGTGCGCTCGACGACATCCTCGAGGCCGGCTGGAAGCCGCCGCTGCGGATACTGGGCCCGACCTTCGACGGCTCAGTGCACTCGCTGCGGCTGGCGTTGCAACGCTGGTGGAGTGACGACAAAGCGGCCTTGGCCACCCGCAGCGCCGCGGCGCCGTTGCTGCGCATCATCTCGGGCGGGGTCACCAACGGCGAGAGCAAACAGCTACTGGAGACGGCGTTGGCGAGCGATGACGGCTTTGGTCCGCTCCTGACCTTCCAGACCACGGTGGCGTCGAAGACGATGATGCGCGCGGCTTTGGAGGACTACTTGGAGGAAATCGGGGTGCCGCCATCCGAACCGATCGCGGTGCTTACCGAAGGCAACACCGTTTACGGGCGTACGGTGATCGGCAACGTCGGTCAAAGCGCGGGGCGGGAATGGCTGGTGATCAATTTCCCGATGCACATCTCGCACGTGCGCAGTGAAGCCGAGCGCGTACGCGCAGCTACCAAGAAGGCTCCGCAAACCATCGAAGACGGGCAGCGCCCGGCGCTGGAGCTGTCAATGCAAGACAGCGATCAGGCGCGCGACCTGGTGCCGGCGTTGGCCCCGAAGCTGAGCAGCCGCACCGACGAGATGCTGCTCGCCAATGTGCTGGCCAGCATCGCGCGCGAAGGCATCAGCTACGTCGGCCTGTTCGCCACCGACGTGCGCGACACCCTCTTTCTCGCCGGTCAAGTGCGCAAGTACTGCCCGGATGTCAGACTGTTCACCTTCGCTAGCGATCTGCTCTACACTCACCCGATCCACAATCACGACCTCGAGGGCATGATCGTGGTGTCGACTTATCCGCTGTTAGGCGACAATCAGCGCTGGAGCCGCCTGCTGGCCAAGAACCGCCGGCGCCTGCAATTCGGCAGCGATGCCGCCGAGGGGGCGTACAACGCCACCGTGGCGCTGCTGGCCAAAGACGAACGCGAGTGGCAAGTGCTGCACCAAGAACGGCAACAGCTCCTCCAACGAGGCGCGCGGACGCAGCTGGACGAGCAGGCCGCCGCCCGAGCTAACGAGCTGAAGGAGGGCGAGAGTAAGCTGGCCAAGCGCCTGATCGACTACGCCATGCCGTTTGCCGATCGCAGCGCGGTGCGCCAGAGCCGGCCACCGATTTGGCTGAGCGCGGTGGGCCGCGGCGGGATGTGGCCGCTCGCGGTGAAGCCGGATAAGTGCCCGGAGGGGGATAAGCAGTGCGCTGCCGACTTCGTCTTTGCGGCGCCGGTACCGGCCGACGAAGACGGCGGCGCTGAGCGCAGCTTGAGCACCGAGCTGGGATACTCGGGCCTGTGGCTGTTCATGCTCACTCTCCTTTGCTTGTTCTGCGCCGCCCATGTGGCGGGCTGGCTGAAGGTGAGATTATGGGCCACTCCCGCCGCCGAGCTGAGCAATCCGTGGCAGCTTTTCGAGATCTTTCAGCCGGCCGGCGGCCGGCCCTGGGCGTGGCGCCAGCGGTTGTTTGTCATCGTGTGTTTCACCGCGCAGGCCGCGGTCGTGGCCGTGTGGGGCTGGCCGTTGGTCGTCCTGCTGGGCGCGTGGCAATGGTGGCCGCTTAGTCTCGCAGGGGAACCGAGCGCGTTGATTCTGCGCTATGCGCGAGTAACGAACCTGGCCGCGGGTCTTTCCCCGCTACCCCCGGTGCTGTTCCTCGGCGCACTGTTCTACCTCTGGAGCGTGTGTAATTTGCGCCGGTTGCGCCTGTCGCAGGCGCACCGGGCACCCAACCCGCTGGCGGGTGGCGATGGCCTGGCGGGCGCCGGGATGGCAACGTTGGAAGAGCGGGTGATGCGGCTGATCGACCACCCGATCACCGGCATCGGCCGGGCCATGGCGGTGATACTACTGGTCGCAAGCGTCTTGCCGGCGTCGTGGCTGTGGCTGCGTTTTCTCCCGTCGTTCGAGGGGCCGCTGTTCGATGGCCTGTTCGGCGCCGCTTTTGTCATAGGCCAACTGCTGGTGGTGTGGGCGTTTATGCGCTTC carries:
- a CDS encoding transglycosylase SLT domain-containing protein, encoding MGASVRRTLPYVQLKRIQSPAGRPNEWKAGRPGEPQRHRGHRGGAWRAGAGRGRAFVDGSNVPASRGEAGAESLFWVLGASEVPFPKACAKHRTIALFLATGEGYDGRADWDGLVADIAVKKRRKRRRRQAVWQVWLRTGIEAAALLVAGLIGVIAALGFAAEHFAGADLWESLLPFAATVLGLVLAAALFLRLWRAWRRWISRYLAWAPAAVAALLMLGAAWCAGQPFFHTEVTRLRTLMGGSAEAERQAIAHQVYAAYRRADHAELQRLLERARVYQATVHEAAAAFGVDAEVLMGVGAAESSFYPRDSADGGRGLFQITAPPAPALNAARRQLQVSTLDPLNQRHNAFVAAATLQRYLEQMNGDLFLGLLAYNIGPRNGGLRSIMEQYGARDFVTIQPYLQHLPRDYPIRVLAAALAYRLWRADGKLPRYEEGTNATHIQRLGIPGFSPQSVPEPDGAGQAQAGRRPPNTASSNALK
- a CDS encoding methyltransferase domain-containing protein, whose protein sequence is MSTPEDAARRIFSERAATYTTSATHSDPQILARVVELCAPQPQWLALDVATGTGHTALALAPHVRAVVGTDLTPAMLAEAERLRRQRGIANVSFRVANAHQLPFAGGSFQLVTCRRAAHHFSQLAQALGEMHRVLAPGGRLVIDDRSVPEDDFVDRCMNQLDWLHDESHVQQYRPSQWRRLLAGAGFNLELVQPYEQHRPLSALTAGVSPQNVSRIHAILDGLTEEQRAKLNLCERDGAPHLTHWYVLLAAESA